One window of the Solanum stenotomum isolate F172 chromosome 11, ASM1918654v1, whole genome shotgun sequence genome contains the following:
- the LOC125843711 gene encoding kiwellin-like, whose amino-acid sequence MSNLAFLSLIFTIFISTSNAISQCNSPCKTWDDCDGQLICINGKCNDDPNVGIKICKGSPPSVPSPTPTNTCRPSGTVNCNGVHPIYHCSPPVTSSTPAQLTFNDFSEGGDGGGPSSCDGKYHNNNERIVALSTGWFAGRSRCGKMILIRANNGKTVTAKVVDECDSTMGCDAEHAFQSPCKNNIVDGSIAVWRALGLNTDLGIVPVTWSMV is encoded by the coding sequence ATGTCCAATCTAGCCtttctttcactaattttcaCCATTTTCATCTCCACTTCTAACGCCATTTCTCAATGTAACAGCCCTTGTAAAACATGGGACGATTGTGATGGTCAATTAATTTGCATAAACGGAAAATGTAACGATGATCCTAACGTTGGAATCAAAATTTGCAAAGGTAGCCCTCCTTCCGTCCCATCTCCAACTCCAACCAATACATGTCGTCCGTCTGGCACTGTCAATTGCAACGGTGTACACCCAATATACCATTGCTCGCCACCTGTCACCTCCTCAACTCCCGCTCAACTTACCTTCAACGACTTCAGTGAAGGCGGAGATGGTGGTGGTCCATCATCATGTGATGGGAAATATCATAACAATAATGAAAGAATAGTGGCATTGTCCACCGGATGGTTTGCAGGACGTTCGAGGTGTGGTAAAATGATACTAATTCGTGCTAATAATGGAAAGACTGTTACAGCTAAGGTGGTGGATGAATGTGATTCTACTATGGGTTGTGATGCGGAACATGCTTTTCAAAGTCCATGCAAAAATAACATAGTGGATGGTTCTATTGCTGTGTGGAGAGCTTTAGGGTTAAATACAGATTTAGGTATTGTTCCTGTCACTTGGTCCATGGTTTAG